CGCCCAACCGGCGAAAAACAGCGCCGCTCCGGCGAGGCAGCGCGGATCGCGGAGCCAGCCGGCCGGGTACGCGGGCCCGATCCCGAACAGGTACCGGCCGTTGAGGTAGGCGTTGACGACGTTGAAGACGATCGCGAGCAGCGGGATCGAGAGCGGCATCGGCCGGCCGCGGCCGATCCGCAGGAGCGGGTAGACGAGCGCCCGGTGCAGGTAGTGCAGCTCCCACAGCGCCAGGAACAGGAGCTGCGGCATCCGGAGCGGCGCGCCGCCGGCCCACCAGAAGAAGGCGAAGAGGAGCGGCGCCGGCAATTCCATCAAGACCCAGCCCGCCGCGGCCGGAACGGCCGGACCCCAGCCGCGGCGGCCGTGACGCCCGTACGGTGCGGTCACGCGGAGCAGCAGAACGAAGACGGCCGGCGCGAGCGCGAGCCATCCGGCGAGCAACCAGCGGTAGACGGCGGTCTCGGTCATCGGCGTGGAGGCGCCTCCAGTAATCCCGCCTGCCGGAACCAGGCGATGGTGTCGGCCACGGTCGACTCCAACGGCCGGGGCCGGAATCCGAGATCACGGGCGGCGGGGCGGATGTCCACCGCCGGGTTTCCATGGGCCACCGCGGCGACCGACGCGGGCGAGTAGAGCGGCGTTTCGCCGCGAAACCGCGCAATCGCCGCGGCGAACGGCGCTCCGAGCCGCGCCAGCCACAGCGGGACGACGATCCGCGGCGGGCGCGTTCCGCTGGCCTCGCCGACCAGCCTCGCCAGCTCCGCGAACGTCGCGTACGGTCCCGACACGAGGTACCGGCGGCCTCTCGTTCCCCGCTCGGCAGCCGCGATCAGGGCCTCGGCCACGTCCCTCGCGTCGACCCACGTGTACCCGCCCCGGGCGAGTGCCGGTACGCGGCCCCGTGCGAGGGCGAGCAGCAGGCGCCCCATCCGGGACGGCTTGAAGTCGAACGGACCGATCACCGCGCCGGGAGCGACGATCACCGCGTCCAAACCCCTCGCGACCGCCTCGAGCACCAGCCGTTCTGCCCGTGCCTTCGACCGGTCGTACGGCAGCGGGCCGGTCTCCTCCGCGAGGGCCCGGTCGGCGTCGAGCGGCGAGTCGTGCGGCCGCTGCTCGAGGGCATGGACGGAGCTGACGTGGACGAGACGCCGCACGCCGGCCTCGCGGCAGGCCTCGATCACGTTCCGCGTGCCTTCGACGTTGACGCGGATTCCTTCGTCCTGGCCGGGCTCGTCGAGGAAAATCCGGGCGGCCGCGTGGAACACGATGTCGGCGCCGGAGACGGCGCGCCGGACCGAGTCGCGATCGAGCAGATCGAGCGGCGCCCGCTCGACGGGAAGCCCCGCGAGGGCCCGCTCGTCCCGGTGGACGCACGCGCGGACGGGGCGGTTTCGCGCGAGGAGCGCCCGCACGAGGTTCGCGCCGACGTGACCCGCCGCTCCCGTCACGACATCCATGCCGCCTCCCGCGGGCAGGGCCGGCCATGATGGCACGGCCGCGCTTCGCACTCTGAGATCCCGGCCTTTCTCAAATCGCGAATTCCGGCGCCGGGCCCCGGTCGCTGAGAAACGGATCGGGCAAATGCGAACATCTCTGCGCGGCAGGAAATCGGCACGGCTCTTGCTTACTCTCGGGGCGAGCAGCTTCTCGACAACGACGGTTTTCGGAGCCGGCCGTGATCGCGGCCGGCTTTCTCCTTTTCCGGACCGCCGGTCCGGCGTCCCTCGCCGACGCACGCCGGGCAGAAGAACGTGCTCCGCTGCTGCTGCACGATCCGGCGCACGGGATGCCCGCACCGGCGGCACGGGCGGCCGTCGCGGCCATACACGGCGAGCAGCTCCTGGAAACGGCCGGAGGCGCCACGGGCATCCTGGAAGTCGGAGAAGGTCGTCCCGCACATCCGGATGGCGGAAGCGAGCACGCGCCGGGTCGCGCGGTGCAGTCTCCGGACCTCCCCGGCATCGAGCGTGCCCGCGGCGCGGCGCGGGTCGAGCCGCGCGGCGTGGAGGATCTCGCTGGCGTAGATGTTCCCGATGCCGCACAGGCGATCCTGCCGGAGGAGCCACGGCTTGATCGCCTGCGCGCTGCCGGCGAGGAGCCGGGCGAGCCGCCGGACGGTGAAGCTAGGCTCCATCGGATCGACCCCTGCCGGTCCGAGCCTCGCGGGATCCCGCGTCCAGGCGAGCCGCCCGAGCCGCCTCGGATCGACGAAGGCGACTTCGCCGTTCTCCAGGCGGATTCGCGCGCGCAGGTGCGAAGGGAGCGGGTCGTCGGGTCCGCGCCAGAGCAGGCGTCCCGTCATCCGGAGGTGGCAGGCGAGGTACAGCGGCTCGGCCCCGGAAAGCTCGAAGAGGATCCACTTCCCCCGCCGGCACAGCCTCGCCACCGTGCGCCCCCGGTAGGCCGGCGGCCGCCCCGCCCGCAGCAGCGGGTCGAGGATGCGAACCTCCTCGATCCGGCGGCCGGTCGCCAGCGGCGCGAGCTGGCGCACGACCGTTTCGACCTCCGGCAGCTCCGGCATGGGGGCGCTCCCCCGCCCCGCGCCCCGGTCTGCCGCCGGGAGGGGCGGAGGCGGGGCGCAAGTCTATAATCGCGGGCGCGGGCGGCCAGCCGGCCGCCCTTCGTCGTGTCCGACGCGATGTCGAACCGCCCGAGCCGATGAACGCCGACCGCATCCGGAACTTCTCGATCATCGCCCACATCGACCATGGGAAGACGACGCTGTCCGACCGGATCCTCGAGAAAACCGGGGCGGTCGAGGAGCGGGAGCTGGTCGAGCAGACGCTCGATTCGATGGAACTCGAGCGGGAACGCGGCATCACCATCAAGTCGCACGCCGTGGCGCTCCCCTACACGGACAAGCGGGGGGAAACCTACCGCCTCAATCTCATCGACACGCCGGGCCACGTCGATTTCGCCTACGAGGTCTCGCGGTCGCTCGCCGCGTGCGAGGGCGCCCTGCTCGTCGTCGACGCCGCCCAGGGGGTGGAGGCCCAGACGCTCGCGAACGCCTACCTGGCCGTCGAGCACGACCTGGCGATCGTGCCGGTGATCAACAAGATCGACCTTCCCTCAGCCGATCCGGAACGGGTCAAGCAGCAGATCGAGGAGGTCATCGGGCTGCCGGGCGAGGAAGCGATCCTGGCGTCGGCGAAGGAAGGGATCGGCATCGAGGAGATCCTCGAAGCGGTGGTGAACCGGATTCCTCCTCCGAGGGGACGCGAGGAGGGCCCGCTCAAGGCGATGGTCTTCGACTCCTGGTACGACAGCTACCGCGGCGCCTACATGCTCGTGCGGGTGATCGACGGAGTGATCGCGAAAGGGACGAAGATCCGGCTGATGGCCACGGGCGCCGAGTACACGGTCGAAGAGGTCGGCCTGTTCACCCCGAAGCAGTGCCGCACGGACTCTCTCGGCGTCGGCGAGGTCGGATGGGTGATCGCGGGCATCAAGGACGTGCACGAGATCAGGATCGGGGACACGCTCACCGAAGCGCACCGGCCGACCCCCGAGCCGTTCCCCGGATTCCGGGAGGTCAAGCCGATGGTCTTCGCCGGCCTCTATCCGGCGGACGCCTCCGCCTACGGCGACCTCCGGGACGCGCTGGACAAGCTCCGCCTGAACGACGCCTCGTTCGAATTCGAGCCGGAGGTCTCGGACGCCCTTGGATTCGGCTTCCGCTGCGGGTTCCTCGGGCTGCTCCACATGGAGATCATCCAGTCGCGGCTCGAGCGCGAGTTCGACCTCGACCTCGTGACCACGGCTCCGAGCGTGCCCTATCGCGTCATGCTCTCGAAGGGGGAGTACGTGGAGATCCACTCGGCGGCGAAGCTGCCTCGCCCCCAGGACGTCGAGTGGATCGAAGAGCCGTACATCAAGGCGACCG
The sequence above is a segment of the Acidobacteriota bacterium genome. Coding sequences within it:
- a CDS encoding DUF1295 domain-containing protein gives rise to the protein MTETAVYRWLLAGWLALAPAVFVLLLRVTAPYGRHGRRGWGPAVPAAAGWVLMELPAPLLFAFFWWAGGAPLRMPQLLFLALWELHYLHRALVYPLLRIGRGRPMPLSIPLLAIVFNVVNAYLNGRYLFGIGPAYPAGWLRDPRCLAGAALFFAGWAVNLHSDAILRRLRRPGETGYRIPRGGLFRFVSCPNYLGEIVEWIGWALMTWSPPGLAFALWTIANLAPRALAHHRWYRATFPDYPRERRALVPFVL
- a CDS encoding NAD-dependent epimerase/dehydratase family protein, with protein sequence MDVVTGAAGHVGANLVRALLARNRPVRACVHRDERALAGLPVERAPLDLLDRDSVRRAVSGADIVFHAAARIFLDEPGQDEGIRVNVEGTRNVIEACREAGVRRLVHVSSVHALEQRPHDSPLDADRALAEETGPLPYDRSKARAERLVLEAVARGLDAVIVAPGAVIGPFDFKPSRMGRLLLALARGRVPALARGGYTWVDARDVAEALIAAAERGTRGRRYLVSGPYATFAELARLVGEASGTRPPRIVVPLWLARLGAPFAAAIARFRGETPLYSPASVAAVAHGNPAVDIRPAARDLGFRPRPLESTVADTIAWFRQAGLLEAPPRR
- a CDS encoding bifunctional DNA-formamidopyrimidine glycosylase/DNA-(apurinic or apyrimidinic site) lyase: MPELPEVETVVRQLAPLATGRRIEEVRILDPLLRAGRPPAYRGRTVARLCRRGKWILFELSGAEPLYLACHLRMTGRLLWRGPDDPLPSHLRARIRLENGEVAFVDPRRLGRLAWTRDPARLGPAGVDPMEPSFTVRRLARLLAGSAQAIKPWLLRQDRLCGIGNIYASEILHAARLDPRRAAGTLDAGEVRRLHRATRRVLASAIRMCGTTFSDFQDARGASGRFQELLAVYGRDGRPCRRCGHPVRRIVQQQRSTFFCPACVGEGRRTGGPEKEKAGRDHGRLRKPSLSRSCSPRE
- a CDS encoding elongation factor 4, with protein sequence MNADRIRNFSIIAHIDHGKTTLSDRILEKTGAVEERELVEQTLDSMELERERGITIKSHAVALPYTDKRGETYRLNLIDTPGHVDFAYEVSRSLAACEGALLVVDAAQGVEAQTLANAYLAVEHDLAIVPVINKIDLPSADPERVKQQIEEVIGLPGEEAILASAKEGIGIEEILEAVVNRIPPPRGREEGPLKAMVFDSWYDSYRGAYMLVRVIDGVIAKGTKIRLMATGAEYTVEEVGLFTPKQCRTDSLGVGEVGWVIAGIKDVHEIRIGDTLTEAHRPTPEPFPGFREVKPMVFAGLYPADASAYGDLRDALDKLRLNDASFEFEPEVSDALGFGFRCGFLGLLHMEIIQSRLEREFDLDLVTTAPSVPYRVMLSKGEYVEIHSAAKLPRPQDVEWIEEPYIKATVLTPQEYVGPLIKLMEERRGVQAGLRYVGPGRVLLEYELPLAEVVTDFYDRLKSASRGFASYDYELIGWRRSDLVKLDLLVNGQPVDALSVIVHRDQAYRRGQALAVKLKELIPRQQFDVAIQAAIGSRVIARTNVKALRKNVLAKCYGGDVTRKRKLLEKQKEGKKRMKQVGRVNVPQEAFLAVLKLDD